In a genomic window of Niallia taxi:
- a CDS encoding STAS domain-containing protein: MYSNKKLYQFFVEQTWQLTENWYKNLDKTNSSGVYASNDPEVIQEVKQQNYEFHENFAEVFTKEKDSFLADFEKWILKVAQDQEHAQTPIHFIIREFHRTQHQYLQLMTAFIEQNKDSISVNEIHTIYQIITDTMGYVIEWFTKEYNKSSEKRLHAQQELILELSTPVIALNKKTALLPLVGEIDTARAKILLENTLEQCNRLGVNRLLLDLSGVVIIDTMVAHQIFQLIEALSLIGVKTNLSGIRPEVAQTAIQLGLKFDNIEVNSSLANSIKLANI, translated from the coding sequence GTGTATTCGAATAAAAAACTTTATCAGTTTTTTGTTGAACAGACATGGCAGCTCACAGAAAATTGGTATAAAAATTTAGATAAAACGAATTCAAGTGGAGTTTATGCATCTAATGACCCAGAAGTAATCCAGGAAGTGAAGCAACAGAACTATGAGTTTCATGAAAATTTCGCAGAGGTTTTTACGAAAGAAAAGGACAGCTTTTTAGCCGATTTTGAAAAATGGATTTTAAAGGTGGCTCAAGATCAGGAACATGCACAAACACCGATACACTTTATTATCCGAGAATTTCACAGAACTCAGCATCAGTACCTTCAATTAATGACTGCTTTTATAGAACAAAATAAAGACAGCATCTCAGTAAATGAAATACATACTATTTATCAAATTATCACAGACACGATGGGTTATGTAATTGAATGGTTTACAAAGGAGTATAACAAAAGCTCTGAAAAAAGACTTCATGCCCAACAGGAATTAATTCTTGAATTAAGCACACCTGTTATCGCGTTAAATAAGAAGACAGCTTTATTACCATTAGTAGGAGAAATAGACACTGCACGCGCAAAAATCTTACTAGAGAACACTTTAGAACAATGTAATCGACTAGGTGTAAACAGACTTCTGCTTGACCTTTCTGGTGTAGTTATCATCGATACAATGGTTGCACACCAAATCTTTCAGCTAATTGAGGCATTATCACTAATTGGCGTGAAAACAAATCTTTCTGGCATCCGTCCAGAAGTAGCCCAAACCGCGATCCAGCTCGGTTTGAAATTCGATAATATAGAAGTCAATTCCTCCCTCGCAAATTCAATCAAGCTAGCTAATATATAA
- a CDS encoding STAS domain-containing protein codes for MNPIESIREEIKQFINENGEQFENKLLSEAVNVSTKISDILNKGNIDLLKNAKLMVFYIVDNKEEELVSFAKQEGIAWAMHSLTLELKLEWVQAIRRTIWHFIHILDDQKDIINDRKNYYILEKTINEKMDRFLNSFFLNYSNYKDEMIFQQREMVEHLSVPIIPVKQSVSVLPLIGAIDSYRIRVIEEKVLNDIAESRIQTLIIDLSGIAIMEMDVIDYFEKILAGISMMGCKAILTGLRPELVKKMVHAGIRFEKDAETRGTLQDTLKAFL; via the coding sequence ATGAATCCAATCGAGAGCATTAGGGAAGAAATAAAGCAGTTTATTAACGAAAATGGGGAACAATTCGAAAATAAATTACTTTCTGAAGCAGTAAACGTCTCAACAAAAATTTCTGATATACTAAATAAGGGAAATATTGATTTATTAAAAAACGCAAAATTAATGGTTTTTTATATTGTTGATAATAAAGAGGAAGAATTGGTTTCTTTCGCTAAACAAGAAGGAATTGCATGGGCGATGCATTCTTTGACACTTGAGCTAAAATTGGAATGGGTTCAGGCTATTCGGAGAACGATTTGGCATTTTATCCATATCCTTGATGACCAAAAAGATATCATTAATGACCGAAAAAATTATTATATTTTAGAGAAAACCATCAACGAAAAGATGGATCGCTTTTTAAACAGCTTTTTCCTTAACTATTCAAACTATAAGGACGAAATGATCTTCCAGCAAAGAGAAATGGTCGAGCATTTATCTGTCCCGATTATCCCTGTGAAGCAGTCTGTTTCCGTTTTGCCATTAATTGGCGCAATTGACTCTTATCGGATTAGAGTTATTGAGGAAAAAGTATTAAATGATATTGCAGAATCAAGAATACAAACATTAATTATCGACCTTTCAGGCATTGCGATAATGGAAATGGATGTTATTGATTATTTTGAAAAGATATTAGCTGGCATCTCCATGATGGGATGTAAAGCAATACTTACTGGCCTTAGACCAGAACTCGTCAAAAAAATGGTTCATGCTGGTATTCGTTTTGAAAAAGATGCAGAAACTAGAGGTACACTTCAAGATACATTGAAGGCATTCCTATAA
- a CDS encoding beta-glucoside-specific PTS transporter subunit IIABC has protein sequence MKYEQLAKDIIANVGGKENVNSVVHCITRLRFKLKDEGKANTDVIKNMEGVVTVMKSGGQYQVVIGNHVPDVYKAVVEVGGFNNQTSEEKQDEKTQGLFNQFIDIISSIFTPVLGVLAATGMIKGFNALFLALGWLETTSGTYQILNALGDSLFYFFPIFLGYTASKKFGGTTFIGMVIGASLVYPTLTTLSTGTAITTLFSGTVFQSPVYITFLGIPVILMSYSSSVIPIILAAYFGAKLEKFFRKVIPDVVKAFLVPFFTLLIAVPITFLVIGPIATWAGVLIGQATLWLYNLSPIIAGVFVGGLWQVFVIFGLHWGLVPIAINNLTVSGSDPILGTMFAASFAQVGAVLGVWVRTKQQKYKSLSIPAFISGIFGVTEPAIYGITLPLKKPFIISCIAAAVGGGILGFANSQIFMVGGLGIFGIPTYIDPKAGITFGFWGAIIAIIVGFILAFILTYLFGNSKTESTDTTTVNNQVTKEEQVPVQLGDEVIYSPINGAVLSLSELKDEAFASGALGKGVAIEPAEGKVFSPVDGTVTALFPTNHAIGITSDKGSEILIHVGMDTVELNGKHFNAHVGHGSRVKKGQLLIDFDINEIKTAGYVVSTPVIVTNQGDYTSITSTELKQAKAGDQLIETKVKA, from the coding sequence GTGAAATATGAACAGTTGGCAAAGGATATTATTGCAAATGTTGGAGGTAAAGAAAATGTCAACAGTGTAGTTCATTGCATCACTCGTTTGCGTTTTAAGCTGAAAGATGAAGGTAAGGCGAATACAGATGTTATTAAGAACATGGAGGGTGTAGTTACCGTTATGAAAAGCGGTGGCCAATATCAAGTGGTCATTGGAAATCATGTACCTGACGTATACAAAGCGGTAGTGGAGGTAGGCGGGTTTAATAACCAAACCTCTGAAGAAAAACAAGATGAGAAGACTCAAGGTCTTTTTAATCAATTCATTGATATCATTTCCAGCATCTTTACACCTGTATTAGGAGTGCTGGCAGCAACTGGGATGATTAAAGGGTTTAATGCGTTATTTTTAGCATTAGGCTGGCTAGAAACTACGTCAGGAACCTATCAAATATTAAATGCGCTTGGTGATTCTTTATTTTATTTCTTCCCGATATTTTTAGGATATACAGCAAGTAAAAAATTTGGCGGGACTACCTTTATTGGAATGGTAATTGGTGCTTCACTTGTTTACCCGACATTAACAACCTTGTCGACAGGAACTGCCATTACTACATTATTTTCAGGTACCGTTTTCCAGTCACCAGTATATATAACTTTTTTAGGTATTCCAGTAATATTAATGAGCTATTCATCATCCGTAATACCCATTATATTGGCTGCTTACTTTGGGGCAAAGCTGGAGAAGTTCTTCCGAAAGGTAATTCCAGATGTGGTAAAAGCCTTTTTAGTCCCTTTTTTCACCCTTTTAATAGCAGTGCCGATTACGTTCCTAGTAATTGGACCAATTGCAACATGGGCAGGTGTATTAATTGGACAAGCAACACTTTGGCTATATAATCTTAGCCCTATTATTGCAGGTGTTTTCGTTGGAGGGCTATGGCAGGTGTTTGTCATATTCGGGCTTCATTGGGGGCTTGTGCCAATTGCGATCAATAACCTGACAGTAAGTGGATCAGATCCGATCCTTGGTACTATGTTTGCTGCATCCTTTGCGCAAGTCGGTGCAGTACTTGGTGTATGGGTTAGAACTAAGCAGCAAAAATACAAATCATTGAGCATACCGGCGTTTATTTCAGGGATTTTTGGTGTAACAGAGCCGGCTATTTATGGCATTACGCTACCATTAAAGAAACCATTTATTATCAGCTGTATTGCCGCAGCTGTCGGCGGTGGAATTCTTGGGTTTGCCAATTCACAAATTTTTATGGTTGGTGGCCTTGGAATTTTTGGAATTCCTACTTATATTGATCCAAAGGCAGGAATAACATTTGGGTTCTGGGGAGCAATCATCGCCATTATTGTCGGATTTATTCTGGCATTCATTCTAACTTACTTATTTGGAAACAGTAAAACAGAATCGACAGACACCACTACTGTAAATAACCAGGTAACCAAAGAGGAGCAGGTTCCTGTGCAGTTAGGTGATGAGGTGATTTATAGCCCAATAAATGGTGCAGTACTATCTTTATCAGAACTGAAGGATGAGGCATTTGCTTCAGGTGCACTGGGTAAAGGTGTAGCGATTGAACCAGCCGAAGGAAAAGTGTTCTCACCTGTAGATGGTACAGTAACAGCCCTTTTTCCGACCAATCATGCAATAGGCATTACATCTGATAAAGGATCAGAAATTTTGATCCACGTTGGTATGGATACGGTCGAGCTTAATGGCAAGCATTTTAATGCACATGTTGGCCACGGATCAAGAGTTAAGAAAGGGCAACTGCTAATTGATTTTGACATAAATGAGATAAAAACAGCGGGATATGTTGTTTCTACACCTGTTATTGTCACAAATCAAGGGGATTATACAAGCATAACATCAACTGAGCTAAAGCAGGCAAAGGCGGGAGATCAGTTAATCGAAACAAAAGTAAAGGCTTAA
- a CDS encoding glycoside hydrolase family 1 protein — protein MSRSVQFPDGFLWGGAVAANQLEGAYQADGKGLSTADVSPNGIMSPPDFSMKNFNLYHEGIDFYHKYKEDIALFAEMGFKAFRFSIAWTRIFPNGDDKQPNEKGLQFYDDMIDELRKYNIEPVVTISHYEMPLNLVETYGGWKNRQVVHYYETFAKTIFKRYRSKVKYWMTFNEINVLLHAPFTGGGLLFKDGVHNEQEIYQAAHHQFVASALAVKAGHEEIPESQIGCMIASMITYPFSSKPEDMFAALSQDRKTLFFSDVQSRGYYPTYMTNYFADNGINIEMQTGDLELLQDYTVDYIGFSYYMSFVASTDPEHQAGKASGNLFEGVKNPYLKSSEWGWQIDPVGLRTVCNQLYDRYQKPLFIVENGLGAVDKLEEDGTIQDTYRIDYLQQHINEMKNAIGDGVEIMGYTSWGPIDLVSASTAELKKRYGFIYVDRDSEGKGSNERLRKKSFYWYKQVIETNGEVL, from the coding sequence ATGAGCAGGTCAGTGCAATTCCCAGATGGATTTCTCTGGGGTGGTGCCGTTGCAGCAAATCAGTTAGAAGGAGCATATCAAGCGGACGGTAAAGGTTTATCTACTGCAGATGTTTCTCCTAACGGTATTATGAGTCCTCCTGATTTTTCCATGAAGAATTTTAACTTGTATCATGAAGGAATTGACTTTTATCACAAGTATAAAGAAGATATTGCCCTATTTGCAGAAATGGGCTTTAAAGCCTTTCGTTTTTCCATCGCATGGACACGAATATTTCCGAATGGTGATGACAAGCAGCCGAACGAAAAAGGCCTGCAATTTTATGATGACATGATAGATGAATTACGAAAATACAATATCGAACCTGTTGTGACTATTTCTCACTATGAGATGCCCCTGAACTTAGTCGAAACATACGGCGGCTGGAAAAACAGACAGGTAGTCCATTATTATGAAACTTTCGCGAAGACGATTTTTAAACGATATCGCAGCAAGGTAAAGTATTGGATGACTTTTAATGAAATTAATGTGCTATTGCATGCCCCATTCACTGGCGGAGGTCTTTTGTTCAAGGATGGCGTTCATAATGAACAGGAAATTTATCAAGCGGCACATCATCAGTTTGTTGCTAGTGCCCTCGCTGTTAAAGCAGGGCATGAGGAGATACCTGAATCACAAATAGGCTGTATGATCGCCTCGATGATAACCTATCCTTTCAGTTCTAAACCAGAAGACATGTTTGCAGCATTATCACAGGACAGGAAGACACTGTTTTTCTCAGATGTTCAATCTAGAGGCTACTATCCAACATATATGACCAACTATTTTGCTGATAATGGAATTAATATAGAAATGCAAACAGGGGATTTGGAATTATTGCAGGATTATACTGTCGACTATATAGGCTTCAGCTACTATATGTCATTTGTCGCAAGCACTGACCCAGAACATCAAGCAGGCAAGGCATCAGGTAATCTATTTGAAGGTGTCAAAAATCCATACTTAAAATCGTCAGAATGGGGCTGGCAAATAGATCCTGTTGGGTTAAGAACGGTCTGTAATCAACTGTATGACAGATACCAAAAGCCGTTATTCATTGTAGAAAATGGACTTGGTGCAGTTGATAAGCTTGAGGAGGATGGCACAATTCAGGATACTTATCGAATTGACTATCTTCAGCAGCATATTAATGAAATGAAAAACGCAATTGGCGATGGTGTAGAAATAATGGGTTATACGTCATGGGGACCAATTGATTTGGTTAGTGCCTCAACAGCTGAATTAAAGAAACGCTATGGATTTATTTATGTTGATAGGGACAGCGAAGGAAAAGGGTCTAATGAGAGACTAAGGAAGAAAAGCTTTTATTGGTACAAGCAAGTAATTGAGACTAATGGAGAAGTCCTTTAG
- a CDS encoding GGDEF domain-containing protein, with protein MILKELFANFAILTSLIFLYTQLIKTPLNRSSKLKYKIHAGIVAGISSDILMFYSIDIGDTIFDLRHIPLILVAFYGGITPITIALLFFIVGRLMIGFSFASYIAICYILTVSVITLLLSSSKVKMSIQMKIAVILTANNVLLSVIAVFLVDTKEPLSLLIPTYWVASYSAGVLAFYMLVYLRKTKLLLDKYKLESTTDGLTGLNNVRKFDEVFNTLTNNVGQKEEKLSLLYIDIDFFKHINDTYGHGDGDIVLKELGALLSSSTRSFDIVSRNGGEEFSVILLDCSLERANEISERIRKNVEQFPFTLSSGEEINITVSIGVASYPETTNDVSVLIEEADKALYQAKRSGRNRVCMNYEVNQLPILTSV; from the coding sequence ATGATACTAAAAGAATTATTTGCAAACTTTGCGATATTAACGTCATTAATCTTTTTATACACACAGCTAATTAAAACACCATTAAACCGCAGCTCAAAATTAAAATACAAAATTCACGCTGGCATTGTTGCCGGTATCTCTTCAGATATATTAATGTTTTACAGCATCGATATAGGTGATACTATTTTTGATTTAAGGCATATCCCACTTATATTAGTTGCATTCTATGGAGGCATAACCCCCATTACTATTGCATTACTGTTTTTTATTGTCGGGCGTTTGATGATAGGGTTTAGTTTTGCTTCTTACATCGCAATATGCTATATCCTTACTGTTTCCGTTATTACACTTTTACTTTCTTCTTCTAAAGTAAAGATGAGCATTCAGATGAAAATCGCTGTCATATTAACTGCAAACAATGTTTTGCTGTCTGTAATCGCGGTTTTTCTTGTTGATACTAAGGAACCACTTTCTTTGCTGATTCCGACTTATTGGGTTGCCTCCTATTCTGCCGGTGTATTAGCGTTTTATATGCTCGTATATCTTAGAAAAACGAAGCTGCTTTTGGATAAGTACAAGCTGGAATCAACTACAGATGGTTTAACTGGATTAAATAATGTCAGGAAATTCGATGAGGTTTTTAATACGCTCACTAATAATGTGGGGCAGAAGGAAGAAAAGCTTTCTCTCCTTTATATTGACATTGATTTTTTCAAGCATATAAATGACACATATGGTCATGGTGATGGTGATATTGTTTTAAAAGAATTAGGTGCCCTGCTTTCCTCTTCCACCCGTTCATTTGATATAGTCAGCAGGAATGGCGGTGAGGAGTTTTCTGTCATTTTATTAGACTGTTCTCTTGAAAGAGCAAATGAGATTAGTGAAAGAATCAGAAAAAATGTAGAACAATTTCCTTTTACATTAAGCTCTGGCGAAGAAATAAATATTACCGTTTCCATCGGTGTTGCAAGCTATCCAGAAACAACTAATGATGTCAGTGTCCTTATCGAAGAGGCAGATAAAGCATTGTATCAAGCAAAAAGATCTGGAAGAAACCGAGTATGTATGAATTATGAAGTCAACCAGCTGCCTATTCTTACATCAGTATAA
- a CDS encoding glycoside hydrolase family 30 protein: MKIKLKMVTFLLLLVILLALITTVQLKKQNDNYAEEDIEVSVWQTTGDKKDLLEKKESLYLSNSDSSPPLSITIDPNTAYQEMDGFGAAVTGSSAYLFQNMNSADRTSMYEDLFTSKGINLSTIRHTIGASDFSVDENGYPSSYTYDDTKDETDYDLKDFSIEKDRNVIKSLQEILAVKQGMKIIGTPWTAPAWMKFGEKTLNGWYLDYTDDKVYEAYADYFVRYIQAYKNNGVNISAITLQNEPEFTSENYPSMSMGAEEQARFIGEYLGPAFQEHNIKTKIIGYDHNWHGARDYINSLSQTDIATEYLDGFAFHCYEGEPAAMSQVHENFPTKQIYLTECSSGKWSENFADNFSWQMSNLIIEGPRNWAKSVLMWNIALDENNGPTNGGCNNCTGLLTIDQATGNVEKNAEYYALGHASKFVQAEAARISSTNFPGALETVAYQNPDKSIVLIALNQSNEKKSFQVNFEGKFFTYSIPNKSAVTFSWDI, from the coding sequence ATGAAAATTAAACTCAAAATGGTAACCTTCCTGCTTTTATTAGTAATTCTTCTTGCACTTATTACGACAGTTCAATTAAAAAAGCAGAACGACAACTATGCAGAAGAAGACATTGAGGTTTCCGTTTGGCAAACAACTGGAGATAAAAAGGACTTACTGGAGAAAAAAGAGTCCTTGTACCTTTCAAACAGTGATTCCTCCCCTCCCTTGTCTATAACGATTGACCCAAATACTGCTTATCAGGAAATGGATGGCTTTGGAGCAGCTGTCACAGGCTCTTCTGCATATTTGTTTCAAAACATGAATTCTGCTGATAGAACTTCTATGTATGAAGACTTATTTACAAGTAAAGGTATTAATCTTTCAACTATTAGACATACAATCGGTGCATCTGATTTCTCCGTAGATGAAAATGGATATCCAAGCAGCTATACGTACGATGATACAAAGGATGAAACAGATTATGATCTGAAGGATTTTTCCATTGAAAAAGACAGGAATGTCATTAAAAGCCTGCAGGAAATACTTGCCGTAAAACAGGGTATGAAGATTATCGGTACACCTTGGACTGCGCCTGCATGGATGAAATTTGGCGAAAAAACACTCAACGGCTGGTATTTGGACTATACGGATGACAAAGTGTATGAAGCATATGCAGACTACTTTGTCCGTTACATTCAAGCATATAAAAACAACGGTGTTAACATATCAGCTATAACCTTGCAAAATGAACCAGAATTCACTTCAGAGAATTATCCATCTATGAGCATGGGTGCAGAGGAGCAGGCGAGGTTTATTGGAGAGTATTTAGGACCTGCTTTTCAAGAGCATAATATTAAAACTAAAATCATTGGTTATGATCATAACTGGCATGGCGCAAGAGACTATATAAACTCTCTTTCTCAGACTGATATTGCCACCGAATATTTAGACGGTTTCGCCTTTCATTGCTATGAAGGAGAACCAGCTGCTATGTCACAGGTTCATGAGAACTTTCCAACAAAGCAAATCTATTTAACAGAGTGCAGCTCAGGTAAATGGAGTGAAAATTTTGCGGATAATTTCAGCTGGCAAATGTCCAATCTTATTATTGAAGGTCCTCGCAACTGGGCTAAGTCTGTCCTTATGTGGAATATCGCTTTAGATGAAAATAATGGTCCAACAAACGGTGGATGTAACAACTGCACAGGCTTACTGACGATTGATCAAGCTACTGGCAATGTAGAAAAAAACGCCGAATATTATGCGTTAGGACACGCAAGCAAATTTGTTCAAGCGGAAGCTGCACGCATTTCTTCCACCAATTTTCCAGGAGCATTAGAAACTGTCGCTTACCAAAACCCTGACAAATCCATTGTTCTTATCGCACTGAATCAAAGTAACGAAAAGAAAAGCTTCCAAGTTAATTTTGAAGGCAAATTCTTTACCTATAGCATTCCTAACAAAAGTGCCGTGACATTTTCTTGGGATATATAA
- a CDS encoding beta-glucosidase has protein sequence MTVLSEGKRKLTILGILFMMVLSFAFAPLSTSAEAFPWMNKDLSAEERAQLLVEAMTLEDKIDFITGNVNNYYGFYNEGLDKYGIPALQMADGPVGVRIANPEVQNKQSTALPSAIGLAATWNTETAEKYGDLIGNEAHNTTHNVMLGPGLDIARNAFGARNFESLGEDPYLQGLMATSYVNALQSNNVLVTAKHYLLNNQEKDRFTSDSQASERAINEIYARPFASVIENADLGSVMCSFNQVNSTYACENPDLLTDLLRDNLNFDGFVMSDYGANVSTANSINAGLDLETPGEPFGLWGDQLQRAVADGQVKEETIDQSAYRILYQMFDKGLFDNPAQNNPIDIAAHGEIARQIAAETMVLLQNDNKTLPLNTDKLDSIAVIGPDADTASAAGGGSSLVNPTYTISPLEGIKNRAGADIQVNYAPGTDSISAGDILPGPNAIPSSFLLPQAGSNENGLQATYWSNKNMEGDPVFEHTAKQVNLNLGFYNYEGFNAQSSKLDSLPTSLNGMMSARYTGVINVPKSGDYTLSTTSYGSSQVYIDENLVIDNAGEKLDTVEKTVSLEAGKNYDVKIEYKTDYKDATGNDNGGQLRFGWEASDKVVDKNIADAVELAKKSDAAVIVTRTYDSEGYVDRSDMKLPNNQEQLIKEVAKVNKNVVIVNESGIAVKMGDWKDKVDSIVQAWYPGQEQGNAIADVLFGDVNPSGKLPVTFPVDEDSTPVNSDEQYPGVDEVTKYTEDIFVGYRGFEQDGIKPAFSFGHGLSYTEFGYKKLKTKVTRSNKAKDQAVEVTLNLKNTGDVTGSEVVQVYTGKLPTNTETAPKQLAGFEKVELKPGKTKKVTIKLDPKAFSYYDEAKNEWVTPTGNVPIYVGSSSSDIRLKGNVHISKNTSNYFNKENNSGSTNENIISSNGSNKNTAKHEKASKKNKKDDQARR, from the coding sequence ATGACTGTATTATCAGAGGGGAAACGCAAGCTGACGATACTGGGCATCTTATTTATGATGGTGCTTAGTTTCGCTTTCGCTCCGTTGAGCACATCTGCGGAAGCTTTTCCGTGGATGAACAAGGATCTTTCTGCAGAGGAAAGAGCTCAATTATTAGTTGAAGCAATGACATTGGAGGATAAAATTGACTTTATCACCGGTAATGTCAACAACTATTATGGATTTTATAATGAAGGATTAGACAAATATGGTATACCTGCGTTGCAGATGGCAGATGGACCTGTTGGTGTTCGGATAGCTAATCCGGAAGTCCAAAATAAACAATCTACCGCATTACCTTCCGCGATCGGACTTGCGGCAACATGGAACACAGAAACAGCAGAGAAATATGGAGATTTAATCGGGAACGAAGCTCATAACACAACACATAATGTAATGCTTGGTCCTGGATTAGATATTGCCAGAAATGCCTTTGGTGCTAGAAACTTTGAGTCTTTAGGTGAGGATCCATATTTGCAAGGGCTAATGGCTACAAGCTATGTGAATGCCTTGCAAAGCAATAATGTGTTGGTTACAGCCAAGCATTATCTTTTAAATAACCAAGAGAAGGACCGCTTCACAAGCGACTCTCAAGCAAGCGAACGTGCAATCAATGAAATTTATGCTAGACCTTTTGCAAGTGTTATTGAGAATGCTGATCTTGGAAGTGTTATGTGCTCCTTTAATCAGGTTAACAGCACATATGCATGTGAAAATCCAGATCTTTTAACAGATTTGTTAAGAGACAATCTTAACTTTGATGGTTTTGTCATGAGTGACTATGGTGCCAATGTTAGTACTGCTAATTCTATTAATGCAGGCCTAGACTTAGAAACGCCTGGAGAGCCTTTCGGATTATGGGGCGATCAATTACAACGGGCAGTAGCAGATGGACAAGTTAAGGAAGAAACAATTGATCAAAGCGCCTATCGTATTCTTTACCAAATGTTTGACAAAGGATTATTTGACAATCCTGCGCAGAATAATCCGATTGATATAGCAGCACATGGGGAAATCGCTCGTCAAATTGCTGCAGAGACTATGGTGTTGCTACAAAATGACAATAAAACATTGCCATTAAATACAGATAAATTAGATTCCATTGCAGTAATTGGACCTGATGCAGATACTGCTTCAGCGGCTGGCGGTGGAAGCTCACTAGTTAATCCAACGTATACAATTAGTCCTCTTGAAGGTATTAAAAACCGTGCAGGAGCAGATATTCAAGTAAATTATGCACCTGGAACAGACTCAATCAGTGCTGGTGATATTTTACCAGGACCAAATGCAATCCCTTCTTCTTTCTTATTGCCTCAAGCTGGCTCTAATGAAAATGGACTACAAGCAACATACTGGTCTAATAAAAACATGGAAGGCGATCCAGTATTTGAGCATACTGCTAAACAAGTTAACTTAAACCTTGGTTTTTATAACTATGAAGGCTTTAACGCTCAATCATCCAAATTAGACAGCTTGCCAACAAGCTTAAACGGCATGATGTCTGCTAGATATACTGGCGTAATTAATGTACCGAAATCTGGAGATTATACACTATCCACTACAAGCTATGGTTCAAGCCAAGTGTATATTGATGAAAATCTAGTGATTGATAATGCTGGAGAAAAGTTGGATACAGTTGAAAAGACAGTCTCTTTAGAAGCAGGCAAAAACTATGATGTTAAAATTGAGTATAAAACAGACTATAAAGATGCAACTGGTAATGACAACGGCGGTCAATTGCGCTTCGGTTGGGAAGCTAGCGACAAAGTTGTGGACAAAAACATTGCAGATGCAGTTGAATTGGCGAAAAAGTCAGATGCTGCAGTTATAGTTACAAGAACATATGATAGTGAAGGTTATGTAGACCGTTCTGATATGAAGCTTCCGAATAACCAAGAACAGTTAATAAAGGAAGTAGCAAAAGTAAATAAAAATGTTGTCATTGTGAATGAGAGCGGCATTGCTGTTAAAATGGGCGATTGGAAGGATAAAGTAGATTCCATTGTACAGGCTTGGTATCCTGGGCAGGAGCAAGGAAATGCTATAGCTGATGTATTATTCGGTGATGTAAATCCTTCAGGTAAACTTCCTGTTACTTTCCCTGTTGATGAAGATTCGACTCCAGTTAATTCTGATGAACAATATCCTGGTGTTGACGAAGTTACAAAATATACAGAAGACATTTTTGTAGGATACCGTGGCTTTGAACAAGATGGCATTAAACCAGCGTTCTCCTTTGGACATGGACTATCTTATACTGAATTTGGTTATAAGAAACTAAAAACAAAGGTGACTCGTTCTAATAAAGCCAAGGATCAAGCAGTTGAAGTTACATTAAACCTTAAAAATACTGGTGATGTTACAGGTTCTGAAGTTGTCCAAGTATATACAGGTAAACTGCCGACAAATACAGAAACAGCACCTAAGCAATTGGCAGGCTTTGAAAAGGTTGAATTAAAACCTGGAAAAACAAAAAAAGTGACGATTAAGCTTGACCCAAAAGCATTCTCTTATTATGATGAAGCGAAAAACGAATGGGTAACGCCTACTGGTAATGTGCCAATTTATGTTGGAAGCTCTTCATCTGATATCCGTTTAAAGGGAAATGTTCATATCTCAAAAAATACAAGCAACTATTTTAACAAGGAAAATAATTCTGGTTCGACAAATGAAAATATCATTTCATCGAACGGCAGCAACAAAAATACAGCAAAACATGAAAAAGCAAGCAAGAAAAACAAAAAGGACGATCAAGCAAGACGATAA